The genomic segment GAGTTTTTACTAAACGTTGGACGTCAGGAAATCTGAAACATCAGGTGAATAAATATCCTACCACCAACGTTTATAAACGTTTGCAGGTGTTTATTCACAGCATCGCCTGACATCGCGTTTGTGTGACTCCGTGTTATTTTATGGTTGTCCAGTCAACAAGTAACACGTGCATTATATTTCTAATCTGTGCTGGATTATTTTGTCGCTATAGCTAGCTAGATGCAGCAGCAGGGCTGTTTTTTTGCTATCGTGGTTTTTAAAGACAGGAATTTTAACATTCGGCACGCTTTTTCTCGACCTGTAGACTACATGCTAAAATGTAAGATAGAAATATCACCGCTCTGCCCCTACCACACTAGACATGCTAGTATTTAATTAGCAACCTAGCCGTGTGAACATTCGTGTTGGGCAGACGTTTACTAGCCgtcgagctaacgttagccaggcTACGTTTCCACAACAATGGACGACTCCGGTATCAAGAAACAGAACTGGGACGTGAAGGAGACGGAGTTATTTCTGGAAATCCTCAAGGAGCTGGACATGAAGAAATGCTTAGACGGGAGGAAAGTGAGGAATAACAAACTCTTCAAGGTGGCACACAGGAGAATGACAGCGGCCGGCTACCACAGATCTGTGGACCAGTTAAAGTTTCGCTGGAAACTTCTTAAAAGTGCGTACTACAAGTGCAAGAGAGAACCCAATTCTCCGGCACCGACCAAAATACAAGGTTGGTGGCGGTATGAAAAGACAATGATAGCTATCATGGAGTCCAGACACCCCCTGGTCGGAGCTGGGGTCAACTCTGACAGAAATGATGAAGTGACAGAGGACTCGGACGGAGAAGCATCAATGCTGCACTGGCCGCAGCCCTGCCCGGACAATTCCACCCAGAACCTGGGTTTAATTGTAGGGGTGATGCCGTGCCGTGTATGCGATGTAGTCTTGTCATTAGATCATAACCGTGATTCCATTACCTCCATCGAGTTGTCTAGGTCGGTGGTTCCCAAACCTTTTCatgtcaaggacccctaaactgacacaaatctgatttttgctttttagatgttttattaaaaatagtGTATGAAACCCACGTACAACATTCCCCGTTTTGCTGGGGACtccctcaaggacccctgggggtaCCCGGACCCCACTTTGTGAACCACTGGTCTAGATGCATGCATTCATTACCCAACTGTGTGCCTATTGTGAACATGTCTCTGGGTTGTTCTGATATACCCTCATGAACTAGATGCACGtaactaaaactaatgcagtcaaATCCAAAAGTCCTGCAagaaattctacttttgtgACTGTTatgttttagagaggtgttaATTCAACTGTGTGGTGATGTTGGGTTCTATTTTCCTATATTACTAGAGATGTTTCTAATATTCTGTCCATATCAATACGGGTAGACTAAATATAAACCACTATTGAAATCAACATTTCAACAAAAGCAGAACAGAACATATCATTCATGAAGATAGGATTTGTTGCAGTGCTGTGGTATAAAAACTGCATTAGTTCTACCTTGGACCTGATGTCTCAAGAAGAGGTGTTAAAAATAATTTCTTCAACATATAGCCATACACTACTCTGGTACCAGAAGACAAgttcgtttttttttgttttttttgggggggccaTATATAGGTCTGTagctgtctctctgctgttgttCCGTCGCttcgttttttcttctttttaagtcAAAATGTGGGAAAGgatgaaaaatgcccatcacacgTTCTCAGAGCCCCGCGTGGCCTCTTCGACAACCCAACAGTTGAAAAGAGAACCCAAATATCATCAATTCACAATCATATTGGAGGAAAGCATCAAATCCTCCCATTTATCGAGCTGTATCAAATGTTTGGAATTTCAGGGCAACAAATTATCGACCCTCAAAATAGTTTATTGATGCATTTTCTGTCAGATACCAATTCCATGGATGCCTTCTGTTTGTTTACTGCAGATGCATTTCAGATATATCCGTGTGTTCCCGGCTCTGAGCAGTAACCTGCTTTCAGAAACCTCAGGTTACAAGATCAAGAAAGACTTCTGATTTACAGGCAGACTGACTGGTTTCTCTGCTGGTGTAACCAGCTTTCTTCGCCCTGTAAACTCTTATCTGGGTTAGGATGCAGTTGCATGATATAAAAGACCCAGGAGAGGGAAGCTACGCTGTGGCAGCAGTTATGGGGGAGGGGGAGAAATGTGATTACTGACCAACTGTCACACAGGATTTAACTTTTATCTAATTTCTTGCCTTAACCTGATTTCTCACTGTAATCCGGTTTCTTGTGCCCATGTTAACACAGTCGACAATCTAATAGCATCTCTTTGTCGCTATGTGGTGTTGATGCATTGGCACCAGTGGTCTCTGGCCACATGTTTTGGTACAAGAGTCCCAAATCTACGCATTTTACTGGAAGTTATCCAGCACAGTAGTACTGAATCACAATACTTTATTTGGTGAATTTTTATTTAATCTGCTGTAGTGTTGTAAGCATTTGGATAATGGATTGGGCAAagttaaaatgctgtttttaattattgtatttaattttatttgcaCACATTAAAATGATGTCCGTTACAATGAGGCAGCCCTGTCTCTCATTTAGACATTTTTCAGGTGTGGAGATATTCTAAATGgcagttcagttttttttcaatttcaggGATATTCTGTAAAACCCCTAAATACAACTAATGCATATATAACCAATTGTCTATTTGAAAGAAAAGATACAGTTTTAagcaatgtgttttttattttttaaattcagttaaaaatatattttgatcaTATAGACGATTGTCTTTAGGGCTTTTTTCATCGATtattctgctgattattttttcgatCGTTTTGTCtctaaaaatgtcaatatttgcTTGAAGAAAtaacaaacaattaatcaattatcaaaatagtaatCGTGGCAGCTTTAATTGTCTTGCAGTATTATCGTATATAACAGAATTGTGATGGATGTGTGGGAAACGGATCATGATAGTGTCGTAGGTTGTCCTGTGATTCACACCCCAAGTTTAAAACTATAATTAAGCGTGTTGTTGATGTTTACCCTCAAATCTGTTctgttctttccttttctttagaTCAAAATGGACCCTGAGATGGTCTCGCAGCTGAAGATTGGCTTTATTGGTGCAGGGAACATGGCCTTCGGCATCGCAAAGGGCATCTTGTCTGGTAAGTCAGGAGAGAGTCGTTGAAACAGAGACCAGAGCTGCTTAAAATAAGAGTTAACAATCTTCTGTGTGTTCCCATTAAAGGAAATGTTCTTCCTGTAAATGTCAAAGTGAGCGCACCATCCTCCAGGAACCTGGGACGCTTTCAGGTACTTCTGTtccttttctttacttttctgTCAGTTCTCAGTAGGATGGGTTAGATTGCAGGACAGTGAGCAGATATGGTTAGGATCATGGTGGTTATATGGTTCGGATCATGGTTACTGTTTTTAAGATCAGGTTCTATGGGAATGGATGGTTGACCTgcaaaccaaactattgttatGCTGACCTTGTTCTGTTTCTTCGGAGGAGTGCAGGTGTCAAGTTTGTGCACATAATATAGTAGTTTCGGGCTACAAATTAGTAACTCCCTTCCAGAAATTAGCAATTCATGTTCTCAAATTAGACATTTGTGTGCATGAGTTAACAGAGGATAATGTTAAGCAATCAGTCAcccaataaaatatatatttaaaggtgcagtaggtaagacttaaaaaactaactttctgtcatatttgctgaaactgaccctatgttccagtagaactacatgaagcaggtcattaaaaaaaaaaatccagctctacctacagcctgtagtgtgatttgcaaaaatccacagctccctgttcagatgcaccaatcagggccgggggggaggtctaactgcgtgtcaatcactacTCATGCACATGAgtagtgattgacacgcagtggGGGAGGGCCTtaagagaccgttttgggctttagcagaaagggggggggagggactgagaagttgttgatgttaacattttttggctaagtcttggctcttcacaatcctacctacagcacctttttaaGGGATGTTAAAGTTAACACAACATTGTGCTGACGTTATCTAGATATTTCAGTCCAAATATAAAACTAACGAATAAGGACTGCAGCAAAATTAATCCATTAATTTGCTATTAATTAATTTCTTGATttctttataaaatgtcagaaaacagtgaaaaatgccACTAATAATTTAAGTAATGCCAAGGTGATGTATACAAATTTGTTTTTCGtccaaaaaataaagatatgcGGTTTGCTATCGTCACAATCCATCTCAGTTACCAAGAGCCCAGGGTGACATTTTCAACAAGCCTGTCCGTAATCAAAATATATTAGATTGACAATGATATAAAATGGAGaaaagctgaccaatcagaactTGGGGCACATTCAGACCAACAAAAGCCATCGCCGCAGGGTTGTGGGGCGGTGGGAGTGACACTTGTGTGAcgtttttattgtgttatttaaccctccaatgtagcacaaatagactttatatttcacaattactgttttccgatagcacttgaaggcagcttcattacacgcagaaagagacaaaagagaAGGAGGGACTGTACTTTGTTGTTGAAGGAAATGGtgagctgttacacaaactcctgggcagttcagtgctttagtttttttagtgttttttaaaacgtgtggcagcaatagaggcagtgatgtttcctgtataCTGTACGGGACTCTGACATCGCCTCAGAGcagactgacaagtctgatcgccgGTTACATGACTGGCCGCCGCAGCGTGAcatggggttgcgtttctccaaaagtggAATCTGTCCCAACTTTATTACAGTATTGAAGGAAGGAAAATGGAATACCTACCCAACGAACGAATATCCGAATAGTCAAATATTCGGATCCTGCCCTTATTTGATTACTTAATATTTTGATTGAAAGAATAAATTAAGTATTTGTATCAGTACTAAAACATAGCCAGTAGCCTGCTGGTATAGCTCTGggtgctttttctttttagctACTCAAAGTAGCCTTAACAACTGAAACTTCAGTTCTTACTGTTATGTTAATTACTTGACACTAATTTGACATGAATTAATGTCAAATTAAGAATGTGATGCACAAATGATTTGACCTAACACCTGCCTCTCTGTAGTGGTCCTCTCTGTGTGCTGCATTTTATTAATACCTTACACACTAATACAAGGTGAGGTGTTTATTCTGCTTTACCTGTGGGCATATTGGATATGTGGGTCAGTAACATTCCTCCCATTGGCTTTCAGGAGCTCGGGATTGCCGTCACTCACTCCAACATAGAGGTGGTCTGTGGGTCAGATGTGGTTTTTGTAGCAGTCAAACCTCACCTGGTTCCACTAGTTCTCAATGAGATCTCACTACACGTCACTGACCGACACATTGTTGTGTCTGTTGCAGCTGGAGTAACACTGGCAACATTGGAAGAGGTGAGGGCCCATGTTTAATGGTTTTTCAAACTAAATGGTGGTTCTGTGGTGATCTAAAGATGagtaatatttctttttttttttctcttttaatctCAAGCTCCTGCCAGAGAATTCCGTTGCCGTCAGGCTGATGCCAAATCTCCCATGTTTGGTTCAGGAAGGGGCTCTCCTGTTTGCAAGGGGATCCCATGCAAAACAGGAGGACGGAGCTCTTCTT from the Sander vitreus isolate 19-12246 chromosome 9, sanVit1, whole genome shotgun sequence genome contains:
- the pycr3 gene encoding pyrroline-5-carboxylate reductase 3 isoform X1; this encodes MDDSGIKKQNWDVKETELFLEILKELDMKKCLDGRKVRNNKLFKVAHRRMTAAGYHRSVDQLKFRWKLLKSAYYKCKREPNSPAPTKIQGWWRYEKTMIAIMESRHPLVGAGVNSDRNDEVTEDSDGEASMLHWPQPCPDNSTQNLGLIIKMDPEMVSQLKIGFIGAGNMAFGIAKGILSGNVLPVNVKVSAPSSRNLGRFQELGIAVTHSNIEVVCGSDVVFVAVKPHLVPLVLNEISLHVTDRHIVVSVAAGVTLATLEELLPENSVAVRLMPNLPCLVQEGALLFARGSHAKQEDGALLRSLLHRCGLVEEGPEAWIDIHTGLSGSGVAFVYLFAEALAEGAVKMGMPSALAHSIASQTVLGAGRLLRESGKHPAQLRSEVCTPGGTTIYGLHTLEQGGMRAATMSAVESATERARELGRKSAAGSSK
- the pycr3 gene encoding pyrroline-5-carboxylate reductase 3 isoform X2 yields the protein MDPEMVSQLKIGFIGAGNMAFGIAKGILSGNVLPVNVKVSAPSSRNLGRFQELGIAVTHSNIEVVCGSDVVFVAVKPHLVPLVLNEISLHVTDRHIVVSVAAGVTLATLEELLPENSVAVRLMPNLPCLVQEGALLFARGSHAKQEDGALLRSLLHRCGLVEEGPEAWIDIHTGLSGSGVAFVYLFAEALAEGAVKMGMPSALAHSIASQTVLGAGRLLRESGKHPAQLRSEVCTPGGTTIYGLHTLEQGGMRAATMSAVESATERARELGRKSAAGSSK